A stretch of Castanea sativa cultivar Marrone di Chiusa Pesio chromosome 2, ASM4071231v1 DNA encodes these proteins:
- the LOC142624604 gene encoding protein AE7-like 1, with translation MTLGLINANPVVHAKKERVARTEDPHGDDAVDPLDIYDFVRDIRDPEHPYSLEQLSVLSEESITVDEKLGRILITFTPTIQHCSMATVIGLCLRVKLKHCFPPHYKVDIKVSPGSHANEESVNKQLNDKERVAAALENPNLRQLVDECLYSSEL, from the exons atgacGCTGGGTCTGATCAATGCGAACCCCGTGGTTCACgctaagaaagaaagagtcgCTCGCACCGAAGATCCTCACGGAGACGACGCCGTTGATCCACTAGATATCTAtgat TTCGTGAGGGATATAAGAGATCCGGAGCATCCTTACTCCTTGGAACAGCTCAGTGTTCTTTCCGAGGAATCAATCACCGTTGATGAAAAGCTCGGTCGTATTCT gataaCTTTCACGCCAACCATCCAGCACTGCAGCATGGCAACGGTAATTGGTCTGTGCCTGAGAGTGAAATTAAAACATTGTTTTCCTCCTCATTATAAG GTTGACATCAAAGTATCTCCTGGATCTCATGCAAATGAAGAATCAG TTAATAAGCagttaaatgataaggaaagaGTCGCTGCTGCATTGGAGAATCCCAACCTTCGCCAACTTGTGGATGAGTGTCTCTACTCAAGTGAACTTTGA
- the LOC142624603 gene encoding CRAL-TRIO domain-containing protein C23B6.04c-like: MFLLRRSTQTQSHPEDLNLEKDAKVSELRAALGPLSGRCLKYCNDACLRRYLEARNWNVDKAKKMLEETLKWRATYKPEEIRWHEIAHEGETGKAFRSNFHDMLGRPVLIMRPGMQNTNSPEDNVRHIVYLLENSVLNLPEGQEQMSWLIDFTGFSLSTNISIKAARDIINILQSHYPERLAMALLYNPPKIFQAFYKAVKYFLDPKTAQKVSFVYPNSKSSDNFMKTLFDLENLPCEFGGKATLKYDHEEFSRMMAEDDVKTAKLWGFDERPYPIMNGHSGAAVAQEPMPISPPAS, translated from the exons ATGTTTCTTTTGAGAAGGAGTACTCAGACTCAAAGTCATCCAGAGGATCTCAATTTGGAGAAAGAtgcaaag GTTAGTGAACTCAGGGCTGCTCTTGGACCTCTATCGGGACGTTGTTTAAAGTACTGCAATGATGCATGCCTGAGAAGATATTTGGAAGCTCGAAACTGGAATGTTGATAAGGCAAAGAAAATGTTGGAAGAAACACTCAAGTGGAGGGCCACTTATAAGCCTGAAGAAATTCGTTGG CATGAAATAGCCCATGAAGGTGAGACTGGGAAAGCGTTCAGATCAAACTTTCATGATATGCTTGGAAGGCCCGTGCTTATAATGAGGCCAGGGATGCAG AACACCAATTCGCCAGAAGATAATGTTCGTCATATCGTCTATCTTTTAGAAAATTCTGTCCTTAACCTTCCTGAAGGACAAGAACAAATGTCCTGGTTGATAGACTTCACGGGGTTCTCATTGAGCACCAACATCTCAATCAAAGCAGCCCGTGATATTATTAACATTTTACAAAGCCACTACCCTGAAAGGCTTGCTATGGCATTACTTTACAATCCACCAAAAATTTTTCAAGCATTCTATAAG gcTGTCAAGTACTTCCTTGATCCAAAGACGGCTCAGAAGGTGAGTTTTGTCTACCCCAATAGTAAAAGTAGTGACAACTTCATGAAGACACTCTTCGATTTAGAAAATCTTCCATGTGAGTTTGGGGGAAAAGCCACTCTAAAATACGACCATGAGGAGTTCTCACGAATGATGGCTGAGGATGATGTAAAAACTGCCAAGCTCTGGGGATTTGATGAGAGGCCCTACCCCATTATGAATGGGCACTCGGGAGCAGCAGTGGCGCAGGAGCCAATGCCCATTTCACCACCAGCTAGCTGA